The Agrobacterium vitis region TCGTTGAAATAATAGGCCTCGAAAGCCGGCTGGTTGATGAACACATAGCGCGGCCCCAGATCGGCAGGCAACCAGCGCAATTGCTCCATGGCAACCACGAGCTTTTCGATCTTCTCGGCATTGGAATGACCAACCATGGTGCGAACCGTTGCCTGGCCAATGACGCCGTCCGGCTTCAGGCCGCGTTCCTTCTGGTAGCTCTCGACCAGAGCCACCAGTTCCGGTGTGTAGTCCGGCGTGCCGGTGTAGTCGGTCAGCGTCAACGCATGCTCAGTCTTCAGCGCGTCGCTGCCATAGGTCTTGATGCCTTCGACGATATTGGCAAGCTCGGGATTGCTGCCGCCGGGCTTCAAGACGCCGGTCAGATTGATCTTGACGGGCTTGCTCTGCTGCTGATTGGCCTCTGCCACCAATTTGGCAAGCTCAGCCTTCAGCGCCTGGAATTGCGGATTGGCGGGATCGCGGCCATGCAGATAGGCAGCGATATCCGGGCTCGAATGCACCAGATCCAAGACCGGATCGAGATTGACAGTCTTGCGCTTGAAATCGTGATAGCCAGAAATGCGGTTCGGATCGAGCCTGCCGCGCACCGTGTCCTGAACATAGGTCAGGATCTTGGCCGACAGGTTGAGTTCGAAGGCCATCAGCGCCTGGCGGCGGGCGTCTTCGGGCATGGTGTCGAGACCATCAGGCACTTTCACCGCATAATCGGCTGGCTCAAGCCCGGCCGTATCAGCCGTTGCCAGGGCGGCAACCGCCGACTTTGCCTTGTCGGTGATGGCGGTATCGCTGGCCCAGATCAGCGCGCCCTTGTTGTTATAATAGTTTTCCACAGCCTGCGCCACGTCGGGCGTGGCTTCAACCTTGACCTGCGACATGGCGAGATGGGCGACGGCCAGGGCATGGTCTTCACCAAAAACCGGAATCGGCATGTCCGGTGCCTTGATGGAGATCGCACGCTTGCTCTCGGCCTTATAGGCATAATAGCGAGGTGCGGCGACCTTCTGGATCGGCTCTGGATCGCGCAATTGGGCCTGGGGAATGATTTCCGCCGGCGCTGGCTGGCGACGCTCCTCCGACCTGCCGCGCAGCAGATCCATCAGGGTCGTGGCGCTCGCCGTCTGCGGCAGGGCGGCCACAACCGTGGACGTGGTCAGGAGGACTGCAATCAGCGCCCGGTTCAGTGAAGGTTTCTGCAACTGCTTTCCCCATTCAGAAAGGTCAAGGTCGGGATTCGAAGTCGGTCCCCGAATATTAGCCGGTTCCCTAGCCGATTGCATCGGCTTTGGAAAGTTAACCATGCTAAAATGCTTGAAAAACAGAGGGTCAACTTTAAGTGACCGATCAGCGCGCAGCCATGGTTAACACGACGTCAAGGTTAAGCCGGGAATTGGTTAAAATTCAGTAACCGCAGATCCTTTCTTCCACCAAACTTTGATGACATTACCGCGACTGTACAACCGACCTGGCCTGTAACCGGGATGCTTTGACGCGGGCGCGAAAACATGTATCAAAGCGTCATGTTTTACGGCGACCGTCGTCGAGCCGGTCAACGGAGCCCCGGTCAACGGAGCAATTGCGTATTCAGACCCATCAGTTGGAGACACATCATGACTGCAACCCGTACCGAAACTGATACATTTGGCCCTATCGAGGTTGCCAGCGATCGATATTGGGGCGCGCAGGCGCAGCGCTCCCTGGGCAATTTCAAGATCGGCTGGGAAAAGCAGCCCCTGCCGGTGGTGCGGGCCCTGGGTATCGTCAAGCAGGCGGCGGCCCGCGCCAATATGGCGCTCGGCGGGCTGGACTCGACCCTCGGTGAAGCAATCATCAAGGCGGCGCAGGAGGTGATCGACGGCAAGCTCAACGATCATTTCCCGCTGGTAGTTTGGCAGACCGGCTCCGGCACGCAATCGAACATGAATGCCAATGAAGTGATTTCCAACAGGGCGATTGAAATGCTGGGCGGAGTGATGGGTTCGAAAAAGCCCGTTCACCCCAACGACCATGTCAATATGAGCCAGTCGTCCAAC contains the following coding sequences:
- a CDS encoding L,D-transpeptidase family protein — encoded protein: MQKPSLNRALIAVLLTTSTVVAALPQTASATTLMDLLRGRSEERRQPAPAEIIPQAQLRDPEPIQKVAAPRYYAYKAESKRAISIKAPDMPIPVFGEDHALAVAHLAMSQVKVEATPDVAQAVENYYNNKGALIWASDTAITDKAKSAVAALATADTAGLEPADYAVKVPDGLDTMPEDARRQALMAFELNLSAKILTYVQDTVRGRLDPNRISGYHDFKRKTVNLDPVLDLVHSSPDIAAYLHGRDPANPQFQALKAELAKLVAEANQQQSKPVKINLTGVLKPGGSNPELANIVEGIKTYGSDALKTEHALTLTDYTGTPDYTPELVALVESYQKERGLKPDGVIGQATVRTMVGHSNAEKIEKLVVAMEQLRWLPADLGPRYVFINQPAFEAYYFNDRQQQIAMKVVVGAPQHQTFFFQNMIQTVEFNPYWGVPRSIIVNEMLPKLRQDPSYLDRLGYEVSYKGRKVASSQVDWYTTSDVDVRQPPSSDNALGDLKILFPNAHAIYMHDTPAKSFFKRDMRALSHGCVRLAEPRVMAAAVMGTTVEDIDAQIASGQNRAVQVPQKFPVYVAYFTAWPDKDGVVRYYDDVYGRDEATRKAFDVTSTARGVQS